A window of the Lagenorhynchus albirostris chromosome 1, mLagAlb1.1, whole genome shotgun sequence genome harbors these coding sequences:
- the TLNRD1 gene encoding talin rod domain-containing protein 1, whose product MASGSAGKPTGEAASPAPASAVGGACSQPRKRLVSVCDHCKGKMQLVADLLLLSSEARPVLFEGPASACAGAESFEQCRDTIIARTKGLSILTHDVQSQLNMGRFGEAGDSLVELGDLVVSLTECSAHAAYLAAVATPGAQPAQPGLVDRYRVTRCRHEVEQGCAVLRATPLADLTPQLLLEVSQGLSRNLKFLTDACALASDKSRDRFSREQFKLGVKCMSTSASALLACVREVKAAPSELARSRCALFSGPLVQAVSALVGFATEPQFLGRAAAVSAEGKAVQTAILGGAMSVVSACVLLTQCLRDLAQHPDGGAKMSDHRERLRNSACAVSEGCTLLSQALRERSSPRTLPPVNSNSVN is encoded by the coding sequence ATGGCTAGCGGCAGCGCTGGGAAGCCCACTGGCGAGGCGGCTTCTCCGGCTCCAGCGAGCGCCGTCGGCGGGGCTTGCTCGCAGCCCCGGAAGAGGCTGGTGTCTGTCTGCGACCACTGCAAGGGCAAGATGCAGCTGGTGGCCGACCTGCTGCTGCTGTCGAGCGAGGCGCGGCCCGTGCTCTTCGAGGGCCCCGCCTCCGCTTGTGCCGGCGCCGAGTCCTTCGAGCAATGCCGGGACACCATCATCGCGCGCACCAAGGGGCTCTCCATCCTCACCCACGACGTGCAGAGCCAGCTCAACATGGGCCGCTTCGGGGAAGCGGGGGACAGCCTGGTGGAGCTGGGAGACCTGGTGGTGTCCTTGACCGAGTGCTCCGCCCACGCGGCCTATCTGGCGGCTGTGGCCACGCCGGGCGCGCAGCCCGCGCAGCCGGGCCTGGTGGACCGCTACCGCGTGACACGCTGCCGCCACGAGGTGGAGCAGGGCTGCGCAGTGCTGCGCGCCACCCCGCTCGCCGACCTGACCCCGCAGCTGCTGCTGGAGGTGTCGCAGGGCCTGTCGCGCAACCTCAAGTTCCTGACGGACGCGTGCGCCCTGGCCAGCGACAAGTCCCGGGACCGCTTTTCGCGCGAGCAGTTCAAGCTTGGCGTCAAGTGCATGAGCACGAGTGCGTCGGCGCTGCTGGCCTGCGTGCGCGAGGTGAAGGCGGCGCCCAGCGAGCTGGCCCGGAGCCGCTGCGCGCTTTTCAGCGGGCCGTTGGTGCAGGCGGTTAGCGCACTGGTGGGCTTCGCCACCGAGCCGCAGTTCCTGGGTCGCGCGGCGGCCGTGAGCGCCGAGGGCAAGGCGGTGCAGACCGCCATCCTCGGCGGCGCCATGAGTGTGGTGTCGGCCTGCGTACTCCTGACCCAGTGCCTCAGGGATCTGGCGCAGCACCCCGACGGGGGCGCCAAGATGTCGGACCACAGGGAGAGGCTGAGGAACTCGGCCTGCGCCGTGTCTGAAGGCTGCACCCTGCTATCTCAGGCTTTAAGGGAGAGGTCTTCGCCCAGGACTTTACCGCCAGTGAATTCCAATTCTGTGAATTAG